The following are encoded together in the Brassica napus cultivar Da-Ae chromosome A9, Da-Ae, whole genome shotgun sequence genome:
- the LOC106362109 gene encoding uncharacterized protein LOC106362109 isoform X1: protein MFLENIVFHVCLITLYIFDREMSTSDCPKTYPKRLYEEGKCPLQHRSMNHSCHLASLQMVEESVGIDAWESIKESAVGVILRFKDLDYTWSAQAVHHLLTNQLVVDSIHEVWSLIEGQPIRFSLHEFGEITGLNCEPFNIDDKVEVDHKPFWEEMGVSAAHGPMLSELRSLLPRIKNWPFEKRRMIGLLCVLSVGILGISPGSRIPLEAAKRVLDAEAFERYPWGRVGFSSLVNSIKIVSFGGKKKYTLRGCVHALLIWLYESIPGIGHEYGNHIEGNQVPLLSWSGSRCRIQWGQFYEKEKKVHQKVRVRHLVVKAEADIYPQWDDHKVDDDLHNMILDILHEQLDDKHWSLKAANEPVANKKKRNFVSEEDDCMKKKNPAKRTTTQASGSSLNSGGDDGFKHALMEAVKTLTATVQNMDTVVAEKVLTAVDTKIDTKINARVGQTEQVLGNQISILQEEIAKIREQMQTTAPKNDADVQNQEDEVNSNDPSWMVQDKTPYDADAVIQCVVRKKANKSKVKLTSPILLDTDGVKVAGKNQVKKPAGCLKKVKKEKNVVPQLRDSTGTWSDSEEKKKYCTLDATLDQLAASILDGPLQKRKPQLTKTQVYPYVGNSTVKRIISGVSEAHYDPLAKVAETKFKKLMDYLRSIGDKDVETPFYMKLIKPRNVWETDDFGWLTDSHMASAMLMFHKRYMRNPSPYSSDRIAFLEHWFVKMWVRDYKKYDPQTWEFSETYKKVFNGNYPSDFSNNRKWVKDVDRLFFCHLINGNHWVALEVDFEKKLIHVYDSIQTVVPSNTDLQEECRPFTKMIPLLLNEMVPGRKKSSQQFRISRLKSVPKNEDPGDCGVYALKYIECRAIGCGFEGLSDQCIPAMRIKLAAEIYDEVRGL, encoded by the exons ATGTTTCtggaaaatattgtttttcatGTCTGTCTTATTACATTGTACATTTTTGACAGAGAGATGAGTACATCAGACTGTCCAAAAACATATCCAAAAAGGCTGTATGAGGAGGGAAAATGTCCATTGCAACATCGAAGCATGAATCATAGCTGTCACTTGGCAAGTTTACAGATGGTCGAGGAATCAGTTGGCATAGATGCATGGGAATCCATTAAAGAATCAGCTGTTGGAGTTATTCTGAGGTTCAAAGACCTCGATTATACCTGGTCTGCCCAAGCTGTTCACCATTTACTTACAAACCAGCTAGTAGTCGATAGTATCCATGAGGTGTGGTCTCTGATAGAAGGACAGCCAATTAGGTTTTCATTACATGAGTTTGGTGAAATAACAGGTTTAAATTGTGAGcctttcaacatagatgataaGGTTGAGGTTGATCATAAGCCATTTTGGGAAGAGATGGGTGTGTCTGCTGCACATGGTCCGATGCTATCTGAGTTGAGATCATTGCTCCCACGCATTAAGAATTGGCCGTTTGAGAAGAGAAGAATGATTGGCCTGCTATGTGTCTTATCTGTCGGAATACTTGGAATATCTCCAGGTAGTAGAATTCCTTTGGAAGCAGCAAAGAGAGTCTTAGACGCAGAAGCATTTGAAAGATATCCTTGGGGGCGTGTCGGATTTTCCAGCTTGGTTaattcaattaaaattgtttcgTTTGgaggaaagaaaaaatatacacTTCGTGGATGTGTACATGCTCTTCTCATCTGGCTGTATGAGTCAATACCTGGTATTGGGCATGAATATGGGAACCATATTGAGGGTAACCAAGTTCCTCTTCTCTCTTGGTCAGGATCTCGTTGCCGTATACAGTGGGGTCAGTTttatgaaaaagagaaaaaagttCACCAGAAG gtgcGTGTCAGACATCTCGTTGTTAAGGCAGAAGCGGACATATATCCTCAATGGGATGATCACAAGGTTGATGATGATCTTCATAACATGATTTTAGACATTCTACATGAGCAGCTTGATGATAAGCATTGGAGCTTGAAGGCAGCTAATGAACCAGtagcaaataaaaagaaaaggaattttgtgagtgaagaagatgattgtatgaagaaaaaaaatccagCGAAGAGGACAACCACA CAGGCTAGTGGATCCAGCCTTAACTCAGGTGGAGATGATGGATTCAAGCATGCCCTAATGGAAGCAGTGAAGACATTGACTGCAACGGTTCAAAATATGGACACAGTTGTTGCTGAGAAGGTGTTGACTGCAGTAGACACAAAGATTGACACAAAAATAAATGCAAGAGTTGGACAAACCGAGCAGGTACTTGGCAATCAAATCTCAATTTTACAAGAAGAGATTGCTAAGATTAGAGAGCAGATGCAAACTACTGCTCCAAAAAATGATGCAGACGTTCAAAACCAAGAAGATGAAGTCAACAGCAACGACCCG TCATGGATGGTCCAAGACAAGACACCATATGATGCAGATGCGGTAATACAATGTGTGGTTAGAAAGAAAGCCAACAAATCCAAGGTCAAGCTAACGTCTCCTATTCTACTTGACACTGATGGTGTGAAGGTTGCTGGAAAAAATCAAGTAAAAAAACCAGCTGGATGCTTGAAAAAAGTTAAGAAGGAGAAGAATGTAGTTCCACAACTTAGAGATTCTACTGGAACATGGTCTGAttcagaagagaagaaaaaatattgCACCCTAGATGCCACGTTAGACCAGTTGGCGGCATCAATCTTGGATGGACCTTTGCAAAAACGCAAGCCACAGCTGACAAAGACTCAAGTGTATCCATATGTAGGTAATTCAACTGTGAAGAGGATCATATCAGGTGTCTCTGAAGCCCATTATGATCCTTTAGCTAAAGTTGCTGAGACAAAATTCAAGAAGCTAATGGATTATCTGCGAAGTATTGG TGATAAAGATGTAGAAACTCCCTTCTATATGAAGCTAATAAAGCCAAGAAATGTCTGGGAAACAGATGATTTTGGATGGCTAACAGATTCT CATATGGCATCTGCAATGCTTATGTTTCATAAAAGATATATGAGGAATCCGTCACCATACTCTTCAGATAGGATAGCTTTTCTTGAGCACTGGTTTGTCAAGATGTGGGTCAGAGACTACAAGAAATATGATCCTCAGACGTGGGAGTTCTCAGAAACTTACAAGAAGGTCTTCAATGGCAATTACCCTTCTGATTTTTCCAACAACAGAAAGTGGGTGAAGGATGTGGATCGATTGTTTTTTTGCCACTTGATAAATGGTAACCACTGGGTCGCTTTAGAAGTGGATTTTGAGAAGAAACTAATCCATGTCTACGACAGCATACAGACAGTTGTCCCGAGCAACACGGATCTTCAAGAAGAGTGTCGTCCTTTCACGAAGATGATTCCCTTATTGCTGAATGAAATGGTTCCAGGAAGGAAGAAGAGTTCACAGCAGTTCAGGATTTCAAGACTCAAAAGTGTGCCCAAGAATGAAGACCCTGGTGATTGTGGTGTTTACGCTCTAAAGTATATAGAGTGTAGGGCGATTGGCTGTGGTTTTGAAGGACTTTCTGACCAGTGCATTCCGGCAATGCGTATTAAGTTAGCTGCTGAGATCTATGATGAGGTTCGTGGTCTGTAG
- the LOC106362109 gene encoding uncharacterized protein LOC106362109 isoform X2, with product MFLENIVFHVCLITLYIFDREMSTSDCPKTYPKRLYEEGKCPLQHRSMNHSCHLASLQMVEESVGIDAWESIKESAVGVILRFKDLDYTWSAQAVHHLLTNQLVVDSIHEVWSLIEGQPIRFSLHEFGEITGLNCEPFNIDDKVEVDHKPFWEEMGVSAAHGPMLSELRSLLPRIKNWPFEKRRMIGLLCVLSVGILGISPGSRIPLEAAKRVLDAEAFERYPWGRVGFSSLVNSIKIVSFGGKKKYTLRGCVHALLIWLYESIPGIGHEYGNHIEGNQVPLLSWSGSRCRIQWGQFYEKEKKVHQKVRVRHLVVKAEADIYPQWDDHKVDDDLHNMILDILHEQLDDKHWSLKAANEPVANKKKRNFVSEEDDCMKKKNPAKRTTTASGSSLNSGGDDGFKHALMEAVKTLTATVQNMDTVVAEKVLTAVDTKIDTKINARVGQTEQVLGNQISILQEEIAKIREQMQTTAPKNDADVQNQEDEVNSNDPSWMVQDKTPYDADAVIQCVVRKKANKSKVKLTSPILLDTDGVKVAGKNQVKKPAGCLKKVKKEKNVVPQLRDSTGTWSDSEEKKKYCTLDATLDQLAASILDGPLQKRKPQLTKTQVYPYVGNSTVKRIISGVSEAHYDPLAKVAETKFKKLMDYLRSIGDKDVETPFYMKLIKPRNVWETDDFGWLTDSHMASAMLMFHKRYMRNPSPYSSDRIAFLEHWFVKMWVRDYKKYDPQTWEFSETYKKVFNGNYPSDFSNNRKWVKDVDRLFFCHLINGNHWVALEVDFEKKLIHVYDSIQTVVPSNTDLQEECRPFTKMIPLLLNEMVPGRKKSSQQFRISRLKSVPKNEDPGDCGVYALKYIECRAIGCGFEGLSDQCIPAMRIKLAAEIYDEVRGL from the exons ATGTTTCtggaaaatattgtttttcatGTCTGTCTTATTACATTGTACATTTTTGACAGAGAGATGAGTACATCAGACTGTCCAAAAACATATCCAAAAAGGCTGTATGAGGAGGGAAAATGTCCATTGCAACATCGAAGCATGAATCATAGCTGTCACTTGGCAAGTTTACAGATGGTCGAGGAATCAGTTGGCATAGATGCATGGGAATCCATTAAAGAATCAGCTGTTGGAGTTATTCTGAGGTTCAAAGACCTCGATTATACCTGGTCTGCCCAAGCTGTTCACCATTTACTTACAAACCAGCTAGTAGTCGATAGTATCCATGAGGTGTGGTCTCTGATAGAAGGACAGCCAATTAGGTTTTCATTACATGAGTTTGGTGAAATAACAGGTTTAAATTGTGAGcctttcaacatagatgataaGGTTGAGGTTGATCATAAGCCATTTTGGGAAGAGATGGGTGTGTCTGCTGCACATGGTCCGATGCTATCTGAGTTGAGATCATTGCTCCCACGCATTAAGAATTGGCCGTTTGAGAAGAGAAGAATGATTGGCCTGCTATGTGTCTTATCTGTCGGAATACTTGGAATATCTCCAGGTAGTAGAATTCCTTTGGAAGCAGCAAAGAGAGTCTTAGACGCAGAAGCATTTGAAAGATATCCTTGGGGGCGTGTCGGATTTTCCAGCTTGGTTaattcaattaaaattgtttcgTTTGgaggaaagaaaaaatatacacTTCGTGGATGTGTACATGCTCTTCTCATCTGGCTGTATGAGTCAATACCTGGTATTGGGCATGAATATGGGAACCATATTGAGGGTAACCAAGTTCCTCTTCTCTCTTGGTCAGGATCTCGTTGCCGTATACAGTGGGGTCAGTTttatgaaaaagagaaaaaagttCACCAGAAG gtgcGTGTCAGACATCTCGTTGTTAAGGCAGAAGCGGACATATATCCTCAATGGGATGATCACAAGGTTGATGATGATCTTCATAACATGATTTTAGACATTCTACATGAGCAGCTTGATGATAAGCATTGGAGCTTGAAGGCAGCTAATGAACCAGtagcaaataaaaagaaaaggaattttgtgagtgaagaagatgattgtatgaagaaaaaaaatccagCGAAGAGGACAACCACA GCTAGTGGATCCAGCCTTAACTCAGGTGGAGATGATGGATTCAAGCATGCCCTAATGGAAGCAGTGAAGACATTGACTGCAACGGTTCAAAATATGGACACAGTTGTTGCTGAGAAGGTGTTGACTGCAGTAGACACAAAGATTGACACAAAAATAAATGCAAGAGTTGGACAAACCGAGCAGGTACTTGGCAATCAAATCTCAATTTTACAAGAAGAGATTGCTAAGATTAGAGAGCAGATGCAAACTACTGCTCCAAAAAATGATGCAGACGTTCAAAACCAAGAAGATGAAGTCAACAGCAACGACCCG TCATGGATGGTCCAAGACAAGACACCATATGATGCAGATGCGGTAATACAATGTGTGGTTAGAAAGAAAGCCAACAAATCCAAGGTCAAGCTAACGTCTCCTATTCTACTTGACACTGATGGTGTGAAGGTTGCTGGAAAAAATCAAGTAAAAAAACCAGCTGGATGCTTGAAAAAAGTTAAGAAGGAGAAGAATGTAGTTCCACAACTTAGAGATTCTACTGGAACATGGTCTGAttcagaagagaagaaaaaatattgCACCCTAGATGCCACGTTAGACCAGTTGGCGGCATCAATCTTGGATGGACCTTTGCAAAAACGCAAGCCACAGCTGACAAAGACTCAAGTGTATCCATATGTAGGTAATTCAACTGTGAAGAGGATCATATCAGGTGTCTCTGAAGCCCATTATGATCCTTTAGCTAAAGTTGCTGAGACAAAATTCAAGAAGCTAATGGATTATCTGCGAAGTATTGG TGATAAAGATGTAGAAACTCCCTTCTATATGAAGCTAATAAAGCCAAGAAATGTCTGGGAAACAGATGATTTTGGATGGCTAACAGATTCT CATATGGCATCTGCAATGCTTATGTTTCATAAAAGATATATGAGGAATCCGTCACCATACTCTTCAGATAGGATAGCTTTTCTTGAGCACTGGTTTGTCAAGATGTGGGTCAGAGACTACAAGAAATATGATCCTCAGACGTGGGAGTTCTCAGAAACTTACAAGAAGGTCTTCAATGGCAATTACCCTTCTGATTTTTCCAACAACAGAAAGTGGGTGAAGGATGTGGATCGATTGTTTTTTTGCCACTTGATAAATGGTAACCACTGGGTCGCTTTAGAAGTGGATTTTGAGAAGAAACTAATCCATGTCTACGACAGCATACAGACAGTTGTCCCGAGCAACACGGATCTTCAAGAAGAGTGTCGTCCTTTCACGAAGATGATTCCCTTATTGCTGAATGAAATGGTTCCAGGAAGGAAGAAGAGTTCACAGCAGTTCAGGATTTCAAGACTCAAAAGTGTGCCCAAGAATGAAGACCCTGGTGATTGTGGTGTTTACGCTCTAAAGTATATAGAGTGTAGGGCGATTGGCTGTGGTTTTGAAGGACTTTCTGACCAGTGCATTCCGGCAATGCGTATTAAGTTAGCTGCTGAGATCTATGATGAGGTTCGTGGTCTGTAG
- the LOC106362109 gene encoding uncharacterized protein LOC106362109 isoform X3 — MSTSDCPKTYPKRLYEEGKCPLQHRSMNHSCHLASLQMVEESVGIDAWESIKESAVGVILRFKDLDYTWSAQAVHHLLTNQLVVDSIHEVWSLIEGQPIRFSLHEFGEITGLNCEPFNIDDKVEVDHKPFWEEMGVSAAHGPMLSELRSLLPRIKNWPFEKRRMIGLLCVLSVGILGISPGSRIPLEAAKRVLDAEAFERYPWGRVGFSSLVNSIKIVSFGGKKKYTLRGCVHALLIWLYESIPGIGHEYGNHIEGNQVPLLSWSGSRCRIQWGQFYEKEKKVHQKVRVRHLVVKAEADIYPQWDDHKVDDDLHNMILDILHEQLDDKHWSLKAANEPVANKKKRNFVSEEDDCMKKKNPAKRTTTQASGSSLNSGGDDGFKHALMEAVKTLTATVQNMDTVVAEKVLTAVDTKIDTKINARVGQTEQVLGNQISILQEEIAKIREQMQTTAPKNDADVQNQEDEVNSNDPSWMVQDKTPYDADAVIQCVVRKKANKSKVKLTSPILLDTDGVKVAGKNQVKKPAGCLKKVKKEKNVVPQLRDSTGTWSDSEEKKKYCTLDATLDQLAASILDGPLQKRKPQLTKTQVYPYVGNSTVKRIISGVSEAHYDPLAKVAETKFKKLMDYLRSIGDKDVETPFYMKLIKPRNVWETDDFGWLTDSHMASAMLMFHKRYMRNPSPYSSDRIAFLEHWFVKMWVRDYKKYDPQTWEFSETYKKVFNGNYPSDFSNNRKWVKDVDRLFFCHLINGNHWVALEVDFEKKLIHVYDSIQTVVPSNTDLQEECRPFTKMIPLLLNEMVPGRKKSSQQFRISRLKSVPKNEDPGDCGVYALKYIECRAIGCGFEGLSDQCIPAMRIKLAAEIYDEVRGL, encoded by the exons ATGAGTACATCAGACTGTCCAAAAACATATCCAAAAAGGCTGTATGAGGAGGGAAAATGTCCATTGCAACATCGAAGCATGAATCATAGCTGTCACTTGGCAAGTTTACAGATGGTCGAGGAATCAGTTGGCATAGATGCATGGGAATCCATTAAAGAATCAGCTGTTGGAGTTATTCTGAGGTTCAAAGACCTCGATTATACCTGGTCTGCCCAAGCTGTTCACCATTTACTTACAAACCAGCTAGTAGTCGATAGTATCCATGAGGTGTGGTCTCTGATAGAAGGACAGCCAATTAGGTTTTCATTACATGAGTTTGGTGAAATAACAGGTTTAAATTGTGAGcctttcaacatagatgataaGGTTGAGGTTGATCATAAGCCATTTTGGGAAGAGATGGGTGTGTCTGCTGCACATGGTCCGATGCTATCTGAGTTGAGATCATTGCTCCCACGCATTAAGAATTGGCCGTTTGAGAAGAGAAGAATGATTGGCCTGCTATGTGTCTTATCTGTCGGAATACTTGGAATATCTCCAGGTAGTAGAATTCCTTTGGAAGCAGCAAAGAGAGTCTTAGACGCAGAAGCATTTGAAAGATATCCTTGGGGGCGTGTCGGATTTTCCAGCTTGGTTaattcaattaaaattgtttcgTTTGgaggaaagaaaaaatatacacTTCGTGGATGTGTACATGCTCTTCTCATCTGGCTGTATGAGTCAATACCTGGTATTGGGCATGAATATGGGAACCATATTGAGGGTAACCAAGTTCCTCTTCTCTCTTGGTCAGGATCTCGTTGCCGTATACAGTGGGGTCAGTTttatgaaaaagagaaaaaagttCACCAGAAG gtgcGTGTCAGACATCTCGTTGTTAAGGCAGAAGCGGACATATATCCTCAATGGGATGATCACAAGGTTGATGATGATCTTCATAACATGATTTTAGACATTCTACATGAGCAGCTTGATGATAAGCATTGGAGCTTGAAGGCAGCTAATGAACCAGtagcaaataaaaagaaaaggaattttgtgagtgaagaagatgattgtatgaagaaaaaaaatccagCGAAGAGGACAACCACA CAGGCTAGTGGATCCAGCCTTAACTCAGGTGGAGATGATGGATTCAAGCATGCCCTAATGGAAGCAGTGAAGACATTGACTGCAACGGTTCAAAATATGGACACAGTTGTTGCTGAGAAGGTGTTGACTGCAGTAGACACAAAGATTGACACAAAAATAAATGCAAGAGTTGGACAAACCGAGCAGGTACTTGGCAATCAAATCTCAATTTTACAAGAAGAGATTGCTAAGATTAGAGAGCAGATGCAAACTACTGCTCCAAAAAATGATGCAGACGTTCAAAACCAAGAAGATGAAGTCAACAGCAACGACCCG TCATGGATGGTCCAAGACAAGACACCATATGATGCAGATGCGGTAATACAATGTGTGGTTAGAAAGAAAGCCAACAAATCCAAGGTCAAGCTAACGTCTCCTATTCTACTTGACACTGATGGTGTGAAGGTTGCTGGAAAAAATCAAGTAAAAAAACCAGCTGGATGCTTGAAAAAAGTTAAGAAGGAGAAGAATGTAGTTCCACAACTTAGAGATTCTACTGGAACATGGTCTGAttcagaagagaagaaaaaatattgCACCCTAGATGCCACGTTAGACCAGTTGGCGGCATCAATCTTGGATGGACCTTTGCAAAAACGCAAGCCACAGCTGACAAAGACTCAAGTGTATCCATATGTAGGTAATTCAACTGTGAAGAGGATCATATCAGGTGTCTCTGAAGCCCATTATGATCCTTTAGCTAAAGTTGCTGAGACAAAATTCAAGAAGCTAATGGATTATCTGCGAAGTATTGG TGATAAAGATGTAGAAACTCCCTTCTATATGAAGCTAATAAAGCCAAGAAATGTCTGGGAAACAGATGATTTTGGATGGCTAACAGATTCT CATATGGCATCTGCAATGCTTATGTTTCATAAAAGATATATGAGGAATCCGTCACCATACTCTTCAGATAGGATAGCTTTTCTTGAGCACTGGTTTGTCAAGATGTGGGTCAGAGACTACAAGAAATATGATCCTCAGACGTGGGAGTTCTCAGAAACTTACAAGAAGGTCTTCAATGGCAATTACCCTTCTGATTTTTCCAACAACAGAAAGTGGGTGAAGGATGTGGATCGATTGTTTTTTTGCCACTTGATAAATGGTAACCACTGGGTCGCTTTAGAAGTGGATTTTGAGAAGAAACTAATCCATGTCTACGACAGCATACAGACAGTTGTCCCGAGCAACACGGATCTTCAAGAAGAGTGTCGTCCTTTCACGAAGATGATTCCCTTATTGCTGAATGAAATGGTTCCAGGAAGGAAGAAGAGTTCACAGCAGTTCAGGATTTCAAGACTCAAAAGTGTGCCCAAGAATGAAGACCCTGGTGATTGTGGTGTTTACGCTCTAAAGTATATAGAGTGTAGGGCGATTGGCTGTGGTTTTGAAGGACTTTCTGACCAGTGCATTCCGGCAATGCGTATTAAGTTAGCTGCTGAGATCTATGATGAGGTTCGTGGTCTGTAG
- the LOC106418057 gene encoding WAT1-related protein At1g60050-like: MGLMEARWENIVPFIAMALMEACTIALTILAKTALTGGMSPFVFIVYTNALGSLLLLPYSFFFHRDERDDEPFLTKPSVVRIFLLGFTGVFLYQNLAFLGLSYSSPIVVCAMGLQSPAFSFLLSIALGEGGLGWECKRTRGRVIGTLICFTGAFVEVIYLGPFIRPSPSSCPNSNFLTTISHYLTFFKNSDNWALGSLFLACATLSISIWNIIQLDTVQKYPQVMKVVSAYSLAGTLQCAIFSAFMEPDLSAWKLELNMDFYLIIATGIFGSIIRTSVQVKCSKMKGPYYVPLFKPFGILWASIFGTSFFVNSLHYGSVLGAAIAGTGYLLIMWSQVQRDVQKDMVEEKANHQLDSDDQITPLLLGNDDVDQV, translated from the exons atgGGATTAATGGAGGCAAGATGGGAAAACATAGTTCCATTTATAGCTATGGCGTTGATGGAGGCATGTACCATTGCACTCACCATCTTGGCTAAGACAGCATTAACCGGTGGCATGAGCCCTTTTGTGTTCATCGTCTATACCAATGCTCTTGGCTCTCTCCTTCTCCTCCCTTACTCGTTCTTCTTCCATAGAGATGAAAG GGACGACGAACCGTTCCTCACGAAGCCTTCCGTTGTTCGAATCTTCCTACTCGGGTTTACAGG GGTGTTTCTGTACCAAAACTTGGCATTTTTGGGGCTAAGTTATAGCTCTCCAATTGTGGTATGTGCTATGGGCTTGCAATCACCTGCTTTCTCCTTTTTGCTCTCTATTGCTCTTGG GGAAGGAGGGTTAGGGTGGGAATGTAAGAGAACAAGAGGAAGAGTGATAGGCACGTTGATATGCTTCACAGGAGCCTTTGTAGAAGTTATTTACTTAGGCCCTTTTATTAgaccttctccttcttcttgtcCAAACTCCAATTTCCTCACTACAATCTCACACTACTTGACTTTCTTCAAGAACTCTGACAATTGGGCTCTTGGCTCACTCTTTCTAGCATGTGCCACACTCTCTATCTCCATCTGGAATATCATACAG TTGGACACCGTCCAGAAATATCCTCAAGTGATGAAAGTAGTGTCTGCCTATAGCTTAGCTGGGACACTACAATGTGCAATCTTCTCAGCGTTCATGGAACCAGACTTAAGTGCATGGAAACTCGAACTTAACATGGATTTCTATCTTATTATTGCCACG ggTATATTTGGGAGCATAATAAGAACAAGTGTTCAAGTGAAGTGTTCAAAAATGAAAGGGCCTTATTATGTGCCATTATTTAAGCCATTTGGGATCCTTTGGGCTTCAATTTTCGGCACAAGCTTCTTTGTCAATAGTCTTCACTATGGAAG TGTGTTAGGAGCGGCAATAGCAGGAACCGGATATCTATTGATAATGTGGAgtcaagttcaaagagatgtTCAGAAGGATATGGTGGAGGAAAAAGCTAATCATCAGTTGGATTCAGATGATCAGATAACGCCACTTTTGCTCGGAAATGATGATGTCGATCAAGTTTAA